A region of Lacinutrix sp. Hel_I_90 DNA encodes the following proteins:
- a CDS encoding MFS transporter — protein sequence MSNQNNKSALTTLVTVFFFWGFIAASNGVFIPFCKTYFEIDQFQSQLVDFAFYFAYFLGALFLFISSSSIKKDILNTIGYKKGIIYGLLISALGALAMYPAIAGAEQGQTHIFYYVLIALFVVGLGFSLQQTAANPFAVALGDPKTGSHRLNLAGGINSFGTTIGPIVVALVIFGSTPLSGDELTAMIKNNEIKLTTIQALYLGVGILFLLAAALFHFSKKLPALKNDTPFEPANKARNLLILLAIVVIGCFGYIFSTYAGEAINDEKVENTRLVLLFISLFAVVASVIIANTNAKKNNVGWGAMKYPQLVLGMLAIFCYVGVEVTIQSNLGELLKQVADKAANLNPLGLPVLDDAKIAPYISLYWGGLMIGRWVGAITVFNPSKGLKKALLIIVPYVAFGVILLVNFGKYSTNEILLFCVCVAIQIAGFFLAKDNPVKTLKIFAFLGVLGMLIGLFTSGNLALFAFLSGGLFCSIMWPCIFTLSIAGLGKYTSQGSAFLIMMILGGAIIPPLQGKIADIFSIQSSYWVAVMCFVYLLFYSFRTKTVLDKQGVLY from the coding sequence ATGTCAAATCAAAACAACAAATCGGCCTTAACAACTTTAGTTACGGTATTCTTTTTCTGGGGATTTATAGCCGCTTCCAATGGCGTATTCATTCCTTTTTGTAAAACGTATTTTGAAATCGATCAATTTCAATCGCAACTGGTTGATTTCGCTTTTTATTTCGCCTACTTTCTAGGTGCTCTATTTTTATTTATCTCGTCAAGTTCAATAAAAAAAGACATTTTAAATACCATAGGTTATAAAAAAGGAATTATTTACGGCCTTTTAATTTCAGCTTTAGGCGCATTAGCTATGTATCCTGCAATAGCAGGTGCAGAACAAGGTCAAACACATATATTCTATTATGTATTAATTGCTCTATTTGTTGTCGGTCTTGGTTTTTCATTACAACAAACAGCCGCAAATCCTTTTGCTGTAGCTTTAGGCGACCCAAAAACAGGCTCGCATCGATTAAATTTAGCTGGTGGTATAAATTCATTTGGTACTACAATAGGTCCAATTGTAGTAGCTTTGGTTATTTTTGGTTCAACACCTTTGTCTGGTGATGAATTAACTGCGATGATAAAGAATAACGAAATTAAATTAACCACTATTCAAGCCTTATATTTAGGTGTTGGTATTTTATTTTTATTGGCTGCAGCCTTATTTCATTTTTCAAAAAAACTCCCTGCACTAAAAAACGATACACCTTTTGAACCTGCTAATAAAGCTCGTAATTTATTAATTCTTTTAGCAATTGTAGTCATTGGATGTTTTGGTTATATTTTTAGTACTTATGCAGGCGAAGCAATAAATGATGAGAAAGTAGAAAATACGCGTTTAGTATTACTATTTATTTCTCTTTTTGCTGTTGTAGCCTCTGTTATTATAGCAAATACTAACGCCAAAAAAAACAATGTTGGTTGGGGCGCCATGAAATACCCGCAATTGGTTTTAGGGATGTTGGCTATTTTTTGCTACGTTGGTGTAGAGGTTACTATACAAAGTAATCTGGGGGAACTTCTAAAGCAAGTGGCAGATAAAGCTGCTAATTTAAATCCGCTGGGTTTACCTGTTCTCGATGATGCCAAAATAGCACCTTACATTTCATTGTATTGGGGTGGATTGATGATTGGACGCTGGGTTGGCGCTATTACCGTTTTTAATCCCAGCAAAGGATTGAAAAAAGCACTATTAATTATTGTTCCATACGTTGCTTTTGGTGTTATTTTATTGGTGAATTTTGGAAAGTACTCTACAAACGAAATTTTACTGTTCTGCGTTTGCGTTGCTATACAGATTGCAGGTTTCTTTTTAGCGAAAGATAATCCTGTAAAAACGCTTAAAATATTTGCTTTTTTAGGTGTTTTGGGTATGTTAATTGGCTTATTTACTTCAGGGAATTTAGCGTTATTCGCCTTTTTATCTGGTGGCTTGTTTTGCTCAATCATGTGGCCATGTATTTTTACTTTAAGTATTGCTGGTTTGGGAAAATACACCTCCCAAGGTTCAGCCTTTTTAATTATGATGATTCTTGGCGGGGCTATTATACCTCCGTTACAAGGTAAAATTGCAGACATCTTTAGTATTCAATCGTCGTATTGGGTTGCTGTTATGTGCTTTGTTTATTTATTATTCTATTCCTTTAGAACCAAAACCGTTTTAGACAAGCAGGGTGTACTCTATTAG